GGCGCACAGCAGCAGGTGGCCGTCGTCGTGGTCGAGGATGCAGACCGAGCCGTGGCGCAGCTCGCGCTGGGTCTCGCTCGGCGGGGTCAGGGCGTCGGAGGAGTAGTGCACGATGTTCTGCGCCATCTCGATGAAGGACGAGAACAGCTTGCGCCGCGTGGGGCCGTCCACGCCGCTGACCTCCAGCTGCAGCTTCACCGCCTCGGCCATGGCCGCGATGATGTTCTGCGAGAAGTAGCCGACGTAGTAGAAGATGACCCGGTGCTGCCGGGCCTGGTCGAAGAAGGGGCCGTATTCGTGGATCAAGGGTGCGGTTGCCATGCCGTGGGTCCTAGGCGCGGAAGCAGAAGAAGGTGACGTCGTCACGCCGCAGGTGCTCCCCCTGCCACGCCTGCAGTTCGCGCTGCACCGTGGCGTTGATGTCGGCGGCCTTCGCGTCGCGCTGCGCGAGCAGCACGTCGCGGATGCGGCGCTTGCCGAACGCGATGGCCTTCGGGCCGCCGATCTGGTCGATCAGCCCGTCGGTGGTGACGAAGACCAGGCTGCCGGGCTGCAGCGGCACGGTCTGGTTCTGCCACGTGAAGTCGGAGTCGCTGTCGACGTAGCCCACGCCCTTGCGGTCGCCGTCGATCATCTCGACGCCGGCCTGGCCCGGGTGCAGCACGAACAGCGAGGACTTGGCGCCGGAGAAGTGGAGCTCGCGCCGCGCGGTGTCGAACCAGAAGCACGCGGCGTCCATGCCGTCGTTGGAGCCCGGGGTCTCGTCGGTGCCGTCCACCTGGCCGAGCATCTGCTTGATGCTGCGGTTCACGGTGGACAGCAGCTGCGCGGGGTCACGCGGGCCGAACTGCTCGATCGCCTTGCTGAGCGTGATCGACGCGATCAGGGTCATGAAGGCGCCCGGCACGCCGTGCCCGGTGCAGTCGGCCACGGTGGCGAACCAGCCTTCGGGCGTCGCGGTGAACTGGTAGAAGTCGCCGCCGACCACGTCGCGCGGTTCCCACACGAGGTCGGCCTCGGTGCCGGACAGGGCGAGCGCCTCGCGCGACGTGCGCAGCATCGAGCGCTGGATCACGCTCGCGTACTCGATGCTGTGCATCACCTGCCGGTTGCGCGTGGCCTGCACCTCGGCCACGACCCGCATCAGCTGCAGGCCCTGGCCCACGCCCGAGAAGGCGCCGTCGCGGGTCACGATGAAGCCGTCGGACAGGGCCTTCTCGCCGTGCTCGACGGTCTTGAAGGTCAGCTCCTCGATGCCCATCGCGGCGTCGACGACGAGCGGGTCCTTGTCCATGAACGCGATGCAGCTCTTGCGGTTGTAGAGCTCCCGGTGGAACGGTTTGCTCATCTGCGAGAGGAAGATGTTGCGGTTGATCAGCCCGATGGGCTGGAGGCCCTCGACCACGGGCAGGCTGTTCAAGTCGCGGTGCCGCGTGAACACGTCCATGACCTGTTCGTTGGTCTGGTCGGTGGTCATCGCCGGCACCGGCACGGACAGGTCGGCGGCGCTGGGCTGGCGAAAGCGCGGGCGGACGTCCTGGAGGTATTCGGGAAGGGTGGAGAGGGGTGCGTGCATGGGCGCGCGAAGCGGAAGTACTGCGTGAGCCCGGGAGGTTACAAATTGAAAACAACACGGATGTGACAGTCCGGAGACAGCGCGCTTGCGAGCCGCGAAATCGTCGCCCGGCGTGACCGAAGTCACGAGGTGCGGCCTTGATGCCGTCTTGATGCCCGCGGCCGGAATCTTTGCACGGCCTTGATGCCCTCGTTCCTACGATCCCTCCATCTCATTTGGAGGCGATCGATGGACGACGCGATGTACCTGGCGCTCGCGGTGGCGGGCTGGTTCCTGGTGGTGGGTTTCGCCGCGGGTTGCGCCCGGCTGGAAGGGGGGCGCGCATGAACGGCATGGTCATCCTGGGCGGGCTCGTGTCCGCCGGGCTGCTGGTGTACCTGGTGGCCGCCCTCCTGCAACCGGAGAACTTCTCGTGAGCGCCCATGCCTGGGCCTTGCTGGCCGTCTTCAGCCTCGTTCTCCTGGGGCTGGCGTACCCGCTCGCGCGGTACGTCACGCACGTGGTCGAGGGGCGCGCCCGCTGGGCCGAGCGCTTCGAACGCGTGATCTTCCGCCTGTGCGGCGTCAAGGCCGACGCCGAGATGGGCTGGCTGCAATACACCCTCGCGCTGCTGCTCTTCAACGGCCTCGGGCTGCTCGCCGTGTATGCGCTGCAACGTTTCCAGCTGTTCCTGCCGCTCAACCCGGAGGGCTTCGCGAACGTGTCGCCCGACTCGTCGTTCAACACGGCGGTCAGCTTCGTGTCGAACACGAACTGGCAGGGCTACGCCGGTGAAGCCACGATGAGCTACCTGACGCAGATGCTGGGCCTCACGGTGCAGAACTTCCTGTCCGCCGCCACCGGCATCGTGGTCGTCATCGCGCTGATCCGCGGCATCGCCCGGCACAGCGTGAAGACGATCGGCAACGCCTGGGTCGACCTGACGCGCATCACGCTCTGGGTGCTGCTGCCGATCGCCCTCGTGCTGGCGATGGTGCAGGTGCAGCAGGGGGGCATCCAGAACTTCGACGGGCATGTGCAGGCGACGACGCTGCAAGGGGCGGCGCAGACGCTGCCGATGGGGCCGGCCTCGTCGCAGGTGGCCATCAAGATGCTCGGGACCAATGGCGGCGGCTTCTTCAACGCCAACGCCGCCCACCCCTTCGAGAACCCGACGCCGCTCTCGAACTTCGTGCAGATGCTCGCGATCTTCCTGATCCCGGCGGCGCTGTGTTTCGTGTTCGGCCGCATGGTGGGCGACGCGCGCCAGGGCTGGACCATCTTCGCGGCGATGGGCGTGATGTTCATCGCGGGCGTGGTGGCCACGACCACGTTCGAGGCGCAGGGCAACCCGCGGTTCGATGCGCTCGGGGTCGACCAGGCGGTGTCGGTGGCGCAGGCGGGCGGCAACATGGAAGGCAAGGAGACCCGTTTCGGCATCGCCGAGTCGGCGTTGTTCGCCACCATCACCACGGCCGCGTCGTGCGGCGCGGTGAACGGCATGCACGACTCGTTCACGCCGCTCGGCGGGATGGTGCCGCTCGTCAACATGCAGCTGGGCGAAGTGATCTTCGGCGGCACCGGCACGGGGCTGTACGGCATGCTGGTGTTCGCCATCCTGGCGGTGTTCATCGCCGGGCTGATGATCGGCCGCACGCCCGAGTACCTCGGCAAGAAGATCGAGGCGCACGAGATGAAGATGGCCTCGATGGCGATTCTCGTCACGCCGCTGCTGGTGCTGGTGGGGACGGCCGTCGCCGTGATGGCCGACGCGGGCCGCGCGGGTGTGGCCAACCCCGGCACGCACGGTTTCACGGAGATCCTCTACGCCTTCACGTCCGCCGCGAACAACAACGGCAGTGCGTTCGCGGGCCTGTCGGCCAACACGCCGTTCTACAACGTGATGCTCGGTCTGGCGATGGGGTTCGGACGCTTCGGCGTGATCGTGCCGGTGCTCGCCATCGCCGGCTCGCTGGCCGCGAAGAAGCGCCTGGCCGTGACCGGCGGGACGATGCCCACGCACGGCGCGCTCTTCGTCACGCTGCTGATCGGCACCGTGCTGCTGGTCGGCCTGTTGAACTACGTGCCGTCGCTGGCCCTCGGGCCCGTCGCCGAGCACCTGATGCCCTGGAAGTGAACGAACCATGACGCGCAAGACCTTCACCCTGTTCGACCCGGCGCTCGTGAAGCCGGCCATCGCGGACGCGTTCCGCAAGCTCGACCCCCGCGTGCAGTGGCGCAACCCCGTGATGTTCGTCGTCTACGTGGGCAGCCTCGTCACCACGGCGCTGTGCGCCCAGGCCTTCTCCGGTGACGGCGAGGCGCCCGCGGGCTTCATCCTGGCGGTGGCGCTGTGGCTGTGGTTCACCGTGCTGTTCGCCAACTTCGCCGAGGCGCTGGCCGAGGGCCGCAGCAAGGCCCAGGCGGCCTCGCTGCGCAGTCTGAAGAAGCAGACCTGGGCCAAGCTGATGGAGGCGCCGAAGTTCGGTGCCAAGTGGCACCCCATCGAGTCGAGCCAGCTCAAGAGGGGCAACGTGGTCATCGTGATGGCCGGCGACGTGGTGCCCGCCGACGGCGAGGTGATCGCCGGCGTCGCGTCGGTGGACGAGAGCGCCATCACCGGCGAGTCGGCGCCGGTCATCCGCGAATCGGGCGGCGACTTCTCGGCCGTGACCGGCGGCACGAAGGTGCTGTCCGACTGGGTCATCGTGCGCATCACCGCGAACCCGGGCGAGACCTTCGTCGACCGCATGATCGCGATGGTGGAGGGCGCCAAGCGCCAGAAGACCCCGAACGAGATCGCGCTGACGATCCTGCTCGTGGCACTCACCATCGTGTTCCTCGTGGTGACCGTGACGCTGCTGCCGTACTCGCTGTTCAGTGTCGACGCCACGCAGTCGGGCCGCCCGGTGAGTGTCACCGTGCTGATCGCGCTGCTCGTGTGCCTGATCCCCACCACCATCGCCGGCCTGCTCTCGGCCATCGGCGTGGCGGGCATGAGCCGCATGATGCAGGCCAACGTGATCGCGACCTCGGGCCGTGCCGTGGAGGCCGCGGGCGACGTGGACGTGCTGCTGCTCGACAAGACCGGCACCATCACGCTCGGCAACCGCCACGCCGCGGCCTTCCTGCCGGCGCCCGGGGTGGACGAGGCCGAACTCGCCGACGCGGCCCAGCTGGCCTCGCTGGCGGACGAGACGCCCGAGGGCCGCAGCATCGTGGTGCTCGCGAAGCAGAAGTTCAACCTGCGCGAGCGCGACGTCGGCGCCCTCGGCGCCCAGTTCGTTCACTTCTCGGCGCAGACGCGCATGAGCGGCGTCGACCTGCCGCTCGAGTCGCCCGCGCCGCGCGTGGTCGGCAGCGACGTGCTGCCGGTGGCCGTGCGAATGGTGCGCAAGGGCGCCGCGGCCGCCATCCGCAAGCACGTGGAGGGCCTCGGCGGCGCGTTCCCCGCGGCGCTGGACGCGGTGGTGGACGACGTCTCGCGCCGCGGCAGCACGCCGCTGGTGGTGTGCGACGGCGTCAAGGCGCTCGGCGTGATCGAGCTGAAGGACATCGTCAAGGGTGGCATCAAGGAGCGTTTCGCCGAGCTGCGCCGCATGGGCATCCAGACCGTGATGGTGACCGGCGACAACCGCCTCACCGCGGCCGCCATCGCCGCGGAAGCGGGCGTGGACGACTTCCTCGCCGAGGCCACCCCCGAGCAGAAGCTCGCCCTCATCCGCCAGTACCAGGGCGAGGGCCGGCTCGTCGCGATGACCGGCGACGGCACGAACGACGCCCCCGCGCTGGCCCAGGCCGACGTGGCCGTGGCGATGAACTCGGGCACGCAGGCGGCCAAGGAGGCCGGCAACATGGTCGACCTCGACAGCAACCCGACGAAGCTGATCGAGGTGGTCGAGACCGGCAAGCAGATGCTGATGACGCGCGGCGCCCTGACCACGTTCAGCATCGCCAACGACGTGGCCAAGTACTTCGCGATCATCCCGGCCGCCTTCGTCACCACGTACCCGCAGCTGGCCGCGCTCGACGTGATGCACCTCGGCAGCCCGTCGTCGGCCATCCTGTCGGCCGTGATCTTCAACGCGCTGGTGATCGTGTTCCTGATCCCGCTGGCGCTGAAGGGCGTGCCGTACCGGCCCGTGGGTGCCGCGCTGCTGCTGCGCCGCAACCTGCTGGTGTACGGCCTGGGCGGCCTCGTCGTTCCCTTCATCGGCATCAAGGCCATCGACCTGCTGCTGAACCTCGTGCACTTCGCTTGATCCGGAGAAGACCATGAAACAACTCATCCGCCCCGCTGTGTCCCTCTTCGTGCTGATGTCCGTGGTGACCGGCCTCGCGTACCCGGTGCTGGTGACCGGCGCGGCCCGCATCGCGTTCCCGGATCAGGCGGCGGGCAGCCTCGTCGAGGTGGACGGCCAGGTGATCGGCTCCACGCTGATCGGCCAGGACTTCACCGATCCGAAGTACCTGTGGGGCCGCCCGTCGGCCACGGCCACGTCGCCGTACAACGGCGGCGCCTCGGGAGGGTCGAACCTGGGGCTGTCGAACCCGGCGCTGGCCGACGCCGTGAAGGCCCGTGTCGCGGCGCTGAAGGCGGCCGACCCGGGCAACACGGCGGCGGTGCCGGTGGACCTGGTGACGGCGTCCGGCAGCGGGCTCGATCCGCACGTCAGCGTGGCGGCGGCCGAGTACCAGGTCGCCCGCGTCGCGCGGGCGCGCCAGCTGGCGCCGGACCAGGTGCGGTCGGTCATCGCGCGGCACACGGAAGGCCGCCTGTCCGGCCTGCTGGGTGAACCGCGCGTGAACGTGCTGGCGGTGAACCTGGACCTCGACCGGCAGACCGCGCGCGCAGTTGCTACGATGGCCGCCGTCCCGCCCGCGTCCCGATGATCCCTCCGCGTCCCGACCCCGACCACCTGCTGGCCCGCCTCCAGGAGGAGGCCGTGCGGGCGGACCGGGGCCGGTTCAAGATCTTCTTCGGGGCCTCGGCCGGCGTCGGCAAGACCTTCGCGATGCTGTCGGCCGCGCGCGCCGCGCGGGCGAACGGGGTCGACGTGGTGGTGGGTGTGGTCGAGACCCACGGCAGGGCCGAGACCCAGGCGCTGGTGGACGGCCTCGAGCGGCTGCCGCCGAAGGCGGTGGCGTACCGCGACCGCACGCTCGCCACCTTCGACCTCGACGCGGCGCTGGCCCGCCGGCCGCAGCTGATCCTGATGGACGAGCTGGCGTTCTCCAACGTCGCCGGCGCGCGCCACCCGAAGCGCTGGCAGGACGTGGAGGAACTGCTCGACGCGGGCATCGACGTCTGGTCCACCGTCAACGTGCAGCACCTGGAGACGCTGAACGACGTCGTGAGCGGCATCACCGGCGTCCAGGTGCGCGAGACCGTGCCGGACCGCGTGTTCGACGAGGCCGACGAGGTCGTCATCGTCGACCTCCCGCCCGACGACCTGCTGCAGCGGCTCAAGGAGGGCAAGGTCTACATGCCCGAGCAGGCCGCCACGGCCGTGCGCAACTTCTTCCGCAAGGGCAACCTGATCGCGCTGCGGGAACTCGCGCTGCGCCGCACGGCCGATCGCGTGGACGACGAGATGCTCGACTATCGGCGCTCGCGTTCGGTGGCCCCGGTGTGGCAGACCCGTGAGGCGCTGCTGCTGTGCATCGGGCCCGACGAGCGCGGCGACAAGCTCGTGCACGCCACGGCGCGCATGGCGGCGCAGCTGGGGGTGCCGTGGCACTGCATCCACGTCGAGACGCCGCGGCTGCAGCGCCTGCCCGAGGCGGCGCGGCAGCACGTGTTCCGGCTGCTGAAGCTGGCGCAGGAGTCGGGTGCGCGCACGGCCACGCTGGCCGGCGCGTCGCTGCCCGCGGCGGTGGTCAAGTACGCCCACGAGTTCAACCTGTCGCGTGTGGTGCTGGGACGCGACCCGCGGCGCCACGCACCACCGTGGCGGCAGACGCTCGCCGAGGCCGTCGGCGCCCAGGGCATCGACCTCGACGTCATCCAGATCGCCTTGCCCGAGCGGGGACGGCACCGGCCGTCGGCCGACAGGTCCACCGCCCCCGACGCGGCCGCCGGCCGCGCGGTGCGGCCCTACGCCTGGAGCGCCGCGGTGTGCGGCCTCGCCGGGCTGGCCACGGCGCCGCTGCACGCGGTGCTCGAGCCCACGAACATCGTCATGCTGTTCCTGCTGGCCGTGGTGTTCGTCGCGGTGCGCTTCGGCCGCGGGCCCGCGGTGCTCGCGGCGTTCCTGAGCGTGGGCGCCTTCGACTTCTTCTACGTGCCGCCGCGGTTCACGTTCAACGTGGGCGACGCGCAGTACCTCGTCACGTTCGCCGTGATGCTGGTGGTCGCGCTCGTGATCGGGCAGCTGACGGCGGGCCTCAAGTTCCAGGCGCGGGTGGCCACGTCGCGCGAGGAGCGCGTGCGGGCGTTGTACGAGATGTCGCGCGACCTGTCCGGCGCGCTGGTGCCGGAGCAGATCGCCGGGATCGCGGCGCGGTTCCTGAAGTCCGAGTTCGGCGCCCGCGTGGCGCTGATGCTCGCGGGACCGGATGACCGCATGACCACGGCCGTGCCGCTGGCCGACCTGCCGACAGGCATCGAGGCCGGGGTCGCGCAATGGGCGTTCGACCATGCCGAGGCGTCCGGGCTCGGCACGCACACGCTGCCGGCCTCGCCGCTGCTGTACCTGCCGCTCAAGGCGCCGATGCGCATGCGGGGCGTGCTGGTGATCGAACCGCGCGACCCGGCGCGGCTCGCGGGGCCGGAGCAGCGGCAGCTGCTGGAGACGTGTGCCTCGCTGCTCGCGATCTCGATCGAGCGGATCCACTACGTCGAGGTGGCGCAGTCCACCATCGTGCAGATGGAGTCCGAGCGCCTCCGCCACTCGCTGCTCGCGGCCATCTCGCACGACCTGCGCACGCCGCTGGCCGCACTCGTCAGCATGGCCGACACGCTGGCCCTCACGGCGGGCGAGGGCTCGGGCCGGCCCGCCGAGATCGCGCAGGCCATGCGCGATGCGGCCTCGCGCATGAGTTCGCAGGTGTCCAACCTGCTCGACATGGCGCGGCTGCAGTCGGGCCAGGTGCACCTGCGCCGGCAGTGGCTGCCGCTGGAGGAGTCGCTGGGCGGCGCGATCCGCGCGGTGCAGGGCGTGCTGGCACCAGGGCGTGTGCGCGTGCGGTTGGCCGGCGACCTGCCCCTGGTCCACATCGACCCGGCCCTGTTCGAGCGGGTGTTGTGCAACCTGCTGGAGAACGCGGCCAAATACGCGCCCGCCGGTTCCCCCATCGACATCGGCGCCGTGGTCGCGGGCGACCACGTGCGCATCGTCGTGGACGACCAGGGCCCCGGCCTGCCGCCCCAGCGCGAGGAGGCCGTCTTCGAGATGTTCGAGCGCGGCCGCAAGGAAAGCGCGACCCCCGGCGTCGGGCTGGGCCTCGCGATCTGCCGCGCCATCGTCGAGGCGCACGGCGGCACGATCCGCGGCGAGACCCGCGACGGCGGCGGCGCGCGCTTCACCATCGACCTCCCGCGCGGCGACCCGCCGTCGCTCGACCTGCCCCCTTCCGAAGACACCGAAGACAGCCATGAGTGAACCCGCGCAACGCATCCTGGTCGTGGAGGACGAGGCGGAGATCCGGCGCTTCGTGAGCCTGGCGCTGTCCCGCGAGCAGTTCGAGGTGTTCGAGGCCGACGGCGTCGAGCGTGGCCTGATCGAGGCCGGCACGCGCCGGCCCGACCTGGTCGTGCTGGACCTGGGCCTGCCCGACGGGGACGGCGTCGACCTGATCCGGCAGCTGCGCACCTGGTCCGACATCCCGGTGCTGGTGCTGTCGGCCCGCACCGACGAGGCCGACAAGGTCGAGGCGCTCAACGCCGGGGCCGACGACTACCTCATCAAGCCCTTCGGCGTGGCCGAGCTGCTGGCGCGCGTGCGCGCCCACCTGCGGCGCCGGGCCACCGTGGGCGGCTCGCAGGTGATCGAGTTCGGCGACGTGACGATGGACCTCGCGCGCCGCACGGTGACGAAGGCGGGGCAGGGGCTTCACGTGACCCCCATCGAGTACCGCCTTCTGGCCCACCTCGTGGCCCATCCCGACGCCGTGCTGACGCACCGTCAGCTGCTGCACGCCGTGTGGGGCCCGGGCCATGCGGAGGATGGCCACTACCTGCGCGTCTACATGGCGCAGCTGCGCAAGAAGATCGAACTGGATCCGGCGCAGCCGCGGCACCTGCTGACGGAGACGGGGATCGGGTACCGCTTCGTCGCCTGACGGCCCTACTTCGGCCGAGCGATCCCCTCGTCGATCCGCCGCAGCACATACGGAAAGAACGGGTTCGACGACATGCGCACGAGCGCTTCGCCGTTGACCACGAGCGCGGCCCGTTCACCCCGCACGGCCATCGCGCCGAGGTGGGCGCCGAAGGACTCGTCGGACGTGGGGGCCGAGCCGTACAGCGAATCGCTGGGCGGGAAGGGCAGGGCCACGTGCGACAGCGAGAACACGTCGCGCGGATAGGTGAGGCCCAGCTCGTGCGGCGTCTCGGCCGTGGTGCCGGCGTCCGTGCGCCGTTCGGTGACTTCCAGCGAGCGCGTGCCCGCGTTGGTGATCACCGCCGTGTGGAAGCGCCGCGGCGCGGGCGGCAGCAGGCGGCTGGCCAGGGCGTTGCTCCCCGGGCGCATCAGCGGGCCGAGGTCGGCGTTGTGGTTGTAGTCGAAGAGCACCAGTTCGCTGCCGTTCGCCGGCAGGTGGGCGTAGAAGGCCGTGACGACCGCGGGTGCACTCACCGTGTAGTCCAGCACCGACTGGAACGTGAGCACCGGCGGCATCGCGGCGATGCGGCCGCTGCGGGCCTCGCGCTGGATGGCCTGCTGCAGCGCGCGCGAGAACAGCGACGACTCGCGTGCCGCGTGCACGGGGAACGAGTTGTACTTGAACGGGTTGAACTCGGGGAGCACGTCGAGCCACGCGGCGTTGGCGAAGGCCGGGAACACTGCAGGCCATCCGAGCACGCCGGCGAACCGCGCGAGGCTCGTGACACCGATCATCGGCGACAGCAGCACCACACGGTCGGGGCGACCGAGCTTTGAATCACCGAGTGCGTCCAGCGTGTGGTTCATCGCGAGCGTGCCGCCGTTGGAGAAGCCCACGAGGTGCAGCGGCGCCGGGGCGGGCACGCGCCGCCGCGCCTCGCGCACGGCCAGCCGCGTGGCCGCGGCCCAGTCCTCCCAGTCGACGTCGGTCAGGCCGGCGGGCACCGTGCCGTGGCCCGGCATCCGTGGCGCCACCGCGGTCCAGCCGCGGGCCTGGTAGTGCCGGGCGATGTGGCGCAGGCTGTAGGGCGAGTCGGTCAGCCCGTGCAGCAGCACGACCACACCCGACGGCGGGCCGGCGGGTTCGAGCACGTAGGACCGGTTCCAGTCCTGCGCGAAGCGGGCGGGGTGCAGCGGGCTCGACGCGCTGTAGCGGTTCGAGGGCAGCTGGTCCTCCGGTGCGAGGGCCGCGGTCACCTCCTTCTCCACGTCGGCGAACACGGTGGCTTCCGCCGCGAGGTACGCAGCCCAGTCGGCCGAATCGAGTTCGGCGGCACGCAACTCGTGGGGCACGTGCGTGTGCCACGGCGACAGCGGCCGGCTGCGCCACGCGTCCCATGCGCGGACCGCGAAGATGGTGGCCACGATCACGGCCGTGACGAGCAGCGCGAGCCGCGCGGCCCGCACCAGCCGGTGACGAGGGGGAGGTGTGGTGGAGGACATGACCGCTGCCGACTGTACCGGCAATCGCCGCCCCCCCTAGGTTGAGGTCGCATCGTGGCGCTTCCGCTCCCTAGAATTTCCGGCCATCGAACAGGGAGCCGGGAAGATGCTGAAGAAGTGCATGTGGATCGCCGCCGCGGGCCTGCTGGCCGCGGCTGGCATCGCGGGTGCGGCCATGCCCGCGCAGGACACGGTCAAGGGCGGCAAGGACCACCCGCTGCTGTCGCGCTTCGAGGGCGCGAAGCTCGTGGGCTACGACACGAAGGCCTACACCGACGTGAAGCTCGTGATGGGTCAGGTCGTCGACAACGGTGCGCGCACGCCGGACAAGTGGCTGCCGCTGGAGGGCCGCTACACACGCCTCGCCTACAACTACTCGCCGCAGCGCGGGTCGATCGAGGTCATGCGCAACTACGAGGCGGCACTGAAGCAGGCGGGCATGACGGTGCTGTACGCCTGCGGGAAGGAGACCTGTGGCGCGGAGTTCGGCGACATGATGCTGCAGCGCATCGGCACCGCGATCTTCCCGGACACCACCTACTGGTCGCCCTTCAACTACGGGAGAAAGAACGAGCGGTACGTGCTGGCCCAGGGCAAGCGCCCCGACGGGTCCAGCGTCTACGCGGCCGTGTACGTCGTTGACGCGGTGGAGCAGCAGAACGGCGGCGTCTACGTCGAACTGGTCGAGAGCGAGAAGCTCGAATCCGGCAAGGTCACCGCGAACCTGAGCGCCGAGACCATGGCCAAGGGCATCGCCACCGACGGCAAGGTCGCCGTCTACGGGGTGTACTTCGACACCGGCAAGTCGGACGTGAAGCCTCAGTCCACCGCCGCGCTCGACGAGATGGCCAAGCTGCTGAAGAACCAGCCGGCGCTGAAGGTCTACATCGTGGGGCACACCGACAGCCAGGGGAACCTGCCGGCGAACCTCGACCTGTCGCAGCGGCGCGCGGAGGCGGTCGTCAAGGCGCTCGAGGCCCAGTACAAGGTCGACCCGAAGCGGCTGTTCGCGAAGGGCGTCGCGTCGCTGGCGCCGGTGGCCACCAACGACAGCGATGCGGGGCGGGAGAAGAACCGGCGGGTGGAGTTGGTGAAGCAGTAGCGAACCGCTGTTCGCAAGGAGCGGCGGTCACCCCTCCGTCACGTACTCCGGATGCCGCCGCCGCACCTCGTCGATGCGGGCAAGGGTGCCTGAGAGGTGATCGTTCAACGCGGCACGCGCGGCCTCCGGATCCCGCGCCGCGATCGCATCGACGATGCCCTCGTGGTCCTTCACCACCGCGAGCGTCTTCCCCTCCACCGGCAGGTGCAGGTGCCTCAGCCGGTCGATGTGCCCGCTGACCCGCCGCACCAGGTCCCACAGCTCCGACACCCCTGCCGCCTCGTACATCTGCTGGTGGAAGGCCTGGTCGAGCTTCAGGAATTTCGGGTAGTCCTTCAGGTCGCAGACCTTGCGCTGCGACTCGATGGTGGCGCGCAGGTGCGCGACGAGTTCGGCGTCGCCCTGTTCGGCCAGCACCCGCACCACCTCCAGTTCCACCGACCGGCGCAGGAAGTGCGCCTGCGTGGCCGACTTCAGGTTGATGCGGCTCACGAGCGTGGCGTGTTGCGGGAAGATGTCGACGAGGCCTTCCTCGCCCAGCTTCATCAGCGCGTCGCGCACCGGGGTCTGGCTCAGGCCGTAGCGGCTCGCGAGTTCGGTGCGGGACAGCACCGTGGCCGGCGCGAGTTCGAGCGTGACGATCATCTCGCGCAGGCGCTCGAACACCTGCGGCGCGGCATGGCGCGAGCGGTCGAGGGCGTCGGGTTCTTTCGTTCTCATGGGTTGATTGTAGGGAGCATTTTCCCTAGTGACGCACTAATGTATTAGTGCTTTACTTGCGGCCAGCCCCCGGATTTCCCGCATCCGGACGAACAGAAAGCCCCCATGCCCCGTGACGTCACCCTCACCCGGGTCCGCGTGACCCCCATCGCGTTCCGCGACGGCCCGCTGCTCAATGCCGCGGGCATCCACGAGCCCTGGGCGCTGCGCGCCATCGTCGAGCTGGAGACCAGCGACGGCCGCGTCGGCATCTCCGAAACCTACGGCGACGAGCCGATGCTGCGGGTGCTGGCCGAGGCGCAGGGGCTGGTGCTCGGGTTGTCCCCGTTCGACCTCAACACGATGGAGGAGCGCGTGCGCGCCGCCATCCATCCGGTCGCCGGTGCGGTGGAGTTCGAACTGGCGCCCGGCTCGCACAGCGCGAAGAACGCGGCGAAGGTGGCCAGCACCTTCGAGGTGGCGATG
This genomic stretch from Piscinibacter gummiphilus harbors:
- a CDS encoding SiaB family protein kinase, giving the protein MATAPLIHEYGPFFDQARQHRVIFYYVGYFSQNIIAAMAEAVKLQLEVSGVDGPTRRKLFSSFIEMAQNIVHYSSDALTPPSETQRELRHGSVCILDHDDGHLLLCANPVESGVAEELRHKLDTLRQMTLAEIKQAYKDTLRGEAPEGSKGAGMGLLTMARDARGPLVFDFQRVDGRDDTTVFCLKAVI
- a CDS encoding SpoIIE family protein phosphatase, producing MHAPLSTLPEYLQDVRPRFRQPSAADLSVPVPAMTTDQTNEQVMDVFTRHRDLNSLPVVEGLQPIGLINRNIFLSQMSKPFHRELYNRKSCIAFMDKDPLVVDAAMGIEELTFKTVEHGEKALSDGFIVTRDGAFSGVGQGLQLMRVVAEVQATRNRQVMHSIEYASVIQRSMLRTSREALALSGTEADLVWEPRDVVGGDFYQFTATPEGWFATVADCTGHGVPGAFMTLIASITLSKAIEQFGPRDPAQLLSTVNRSIKQMLGQVDGTDETPGSNDGMDAACFWFDTARRELHFSGAKSSLFVLHPGQAGVEMIDGDRKGVGYVDSDSDFTWQNQTVPLQPGSLVFVTTDGLIDQIGGPKAIAFGKRRIRDVLLAQRDAKAADINATVQRELQAWQGEHLRRDDVTFFCFRA
- the kdpF gene encoding K(+)-transporting ATPase subunit F: MNGMVILGGLVSAGLLVYLVAALLQPENFS
- the kdpA gene encoding potassium-transporting ATPase subunit KdpA, producing MSAHAWALLAVFSLVLLGLAYPLARYVTHVVEGRARWAERFERVIFRLCGVKADAEMGWLQYTLALLLFNGLGLLAVYALQRFQLFLPLNPEGFANVSPDSSFNTAVSFVSNTNWQGYAGEATMSYLTQMLGLTVQNFLSAATGIVVVIALIRGIARHSVKTIGNAWVDLTRITLWVLLPIALVLAMVQVQQGGIQNFDGHVQATTLQGAAQTLPMGPASSQVAIKMLGTNGGGFFNANAAHPFENPTPLSNFVQMLAIFLIPAALCFVFGRMVGDARQGWTIFAAMGVMFIAGVVATTTFEAQGNPRFDALGVDQAVSVAQAGGNMEGKETRFGIAESALFATITTAASCGAVNGMHDSFTPLGGMVPLVNMQLGEVIFGGTGTGLYGMLVFAILAVFIAGLMIGRTPEYLGKKIEAHEMKMASMAILVTPLLVLVGTAVAVMADAGRAGVANPGTHGFTEILYAFTSAANNNGSAFAGLSANTPFYNVMLGLAMGFGRFGVIVPVLAIAGSLAAKKRLAVTGGTMPTHGALFVTLLIGTVLLVGLLNYVPSLALGPVAEHLMPWK
- the kdpB gene encoding potassium-transporting ATPase subunit KdpB; its protein translation is MTRKTFTLFDPALVKPAIADAFRKLDPRVQWRNPVMFVVYVGSLVTTALCAQAFSGDGEAPAGFILAVALWLWFTVLFANFAEALAEGRSKAQAASLRSLKKQTWAKLMEAPKFGAKWHPIESSQLKRGNVVIVMAGDVVPADGEVIAGVASVDESAITGESAPVIRESGGDFSAVTGGTKVLSDWVIVRITANPGETFVDRMIAMVEGAKRQKTPNEIALTILLVALTIVFLVVTVTLLPYSLFSVDATQSGRPVSVTVLIALLVCLIPTTIAGLLSAIGVAGMSRMMQANVIATSGRAVEAAGDVDVLLLDKTGTITLGNRHAAAFLPAPGVDEAELADAAQLASLADETPEGRSIVVLAKQKFNLRERDVGALGAQFVHFSAQTRMSGVDLPLESPAPRVVGSDVLPVAVRMVRKGAAAAIRKHVEGLGGAFPAALDAVVDDVSRRGSTPLVVCDGVKALGVIELKDIVKGGIKERFAELRRMGIQTVMVTGDNRLTAAAIAAEAGVDDFLAEATPEQKLALIRQYQGEGRLVAMTGDGTNDAPALAQADVAVAMNSGTQAAKEAGNMVDLDSNPTKLIEVVETGKQMLMTRGALTTFSIANDVAKYFAIIPAAFVTTYPQLAALDVMHLGSPSSAILSAVIFNALVIVFLIPLALKGVPYRPVGAALLLRRNLLVYGLGGLVVPFIGIKAIDLLLNLVHFA
- the kdpC gene encoding potassium-transporting ATPase subunit KdpC — encoded protein: MKQLIRPAVSLFVLMSVVTGLAYPVLVTGAARIAFPDQAAGSLVEVDGQVIGSTLIGQDFTDPKYLWGRPSATATSPYNGGASGGSNLGLSNPALADAVKARVAALKAADPGNTAAVPVDLVTASGSGLDPHVSVAAAEYQVARVARARQLAPDQVRSVIARHTEGRLSGLLGEPRVNVLAVNLDLDRQTARAVATMAAVPPASR